A genomic stretch from Candidatus Woesearchaeota archaeon includes:
- a CDS encoding 30S ribosomal protein S15, which produces MARMYSRKRGKSGSTKPVIKKVPGWMRYKAPEVELLVAKLAKDKHPVSEIGMILRDVYGVPSVKVVTGKSVTDILHDKKLSPEIPEELMSLLKKNVALLKHMGAHKQDMTAKRGLQLTISKINRVVKYYKSSGALPADWKYDLDKVKLLAE; this is translated from the coding sequence ATGGCAAGAATGTACTCAAGAAAAAGGGGTAAATCAGGGTCAACAAAACCTGTAATCAAGAAAGTTCCTGGCTGGATGCGCTATAAAGCTCCAGAAGTTGAATTATTAGTGGCAAAATTAGCTAAAGATAAACATCCTGTTTCAGAAATCGGCATGATTTTACGCGATGTTTATGGAGTGCCAAGTGTTAAGGTTGTTACAGGAAAATCTGTTACCGATATATTACATGACAAAAAATTGTCTCCTGAAATTCCCGAAGAATTAATGAGTTTATTGAAGAAAAATGTTGCTTTGTTAAAGCATATGGGCGCTCATAAACAGGATATGACTGCTAAACGCGGATTGCAATTAACTATTTCTAAAATCAACCGGGTTGTTAAGTATTATAAATCTTCAGGAGCATTGCCAGCTGATTGGAAATATGATCTTGATAAAGTTAAATTGTTAGCAGAATAA
- a CDS encoding trypsin-like peptidase domain-containing protein has translation MHKERQVLIFSILMLLLFLGLGYGYYYQYQQNLRLDTALGNLQDQLVTTKSDLENQVQGVNQQLQAALDEKTAALYTALEKSESLQSKKISGLTTNLVQLEEESKSKLGELESKILDINIKSESFTAIIETVIKGVVGVRTNKGVGSGVIVTEDGYVVTNYHVIEGISKLSVVTSSGKHYAAKIMSYSDTADIAVLKIVSNDTFFDLKFDDLEDLKVGQKVIALGSPFGLDFTVTEGIVSSLKRKNAYGYSVVQTDVPINPGNSGGPLISANGRIVGINSFKTQESEGIGFAMNPDTVEKLVEETIAHYAESKDT, from the coding sequence ATGCATAAAGAACGACAGGTACTTATTTTTAGTATTCTTATGTTATTACTCTTTTTAGGGTTAGGATATGGTTATTACTACCAATACCAGCAGAATCTTCGTTTAGATACAGCGTTAGGGAACTTACAAGATCAACTTGTTACTACAAAATCTGATCTTGAAAATCAAGTGCAAGGGGTTAATCAACAGCTGCAAGCAGCTTTAGATGAAAAAACTGCTGCGTTGTATACAGCATTAGAGAAATCTGAATCTCTGCAATCTAAAAAAATCAGTGGTTTAACAACCAATTTAGTGCAATTAGAAGAAGAAAGCAAATCAAAATTAGGAGAACTAGAGTCAAAAATACTTGATATTAATATTAAAAGTGAAAGTTTTACTGCCATTATTGAAACGGTTATTAAAGGCGTTGTTGGTGTCAGAACTAATAAGGGAGTAGGCAGCGGTGTCATTGTTACTGAAGATGGCTATGTTGTAACTAATTATCATGTTATTGAAGGTATAAGTAAATTAAGTGTTGTTACTTCTTCAGGCAAACACTATGCTGCAAAAATTATGTCATACAGCGATACTGCTGACATTGCTGTGCTTAAAATAGTAAGTAATGACACTTTTTTTGACCTTAAATTTGATGATTTAGAAGATCTTAAAGTCGGGCAAAAAGTAATTGCTTTAGGGAGTCCTTTTGGGCTCGACTTTACCGTCACTGAAGGTATTGTTAGTTCGCTTAAGCGGAAAAATGCTTATGGTTATTCTGTTGTTCAAACTGACGTTCCTATTAATCCTGGGAATTCAGGAGGGCCATTAATCAGCGCAAATGGAAGAATAGTGGGTATTAACTCGTTTAAAACACAAGAATCAGAAGGCATTGGATTTGCCATGAATCCAGACACTGTTGAAAAATTAGTTGAAGAAACAATTGCTCATTATGCTGAAAGTAAAGATACGTAA
- a CDS encoding phosphate/phosphite/phosphonate ABC transporter substrate-binding protein, whose product MKKFYQGINMMKITLTSIMIMVFTSLFLLGCSQQEQVFKMGFIPAENAAELTPKAEVLGKFLEQEMGMKVEILVPTAYEPLMEGLRFGHLDAAYMDGGPAWLAYKTSGAEVVLTEIKDGSPFYYAEVFAQADSDIASLNDAIGKKIAFTSWTGSSGFVMPIGTLIERGLITVEGNDFPALERALQQSFTSTVVSGGYKQSMQLLLDGTVDVVGGSHDALEKYVDEGDRKKLKSVERLGKVPSHPVVVRKDLSPEIRAKFVAAMLKLNQPEHLQVLKDLYGVDGLVTATTQEHLGDFGPKLDALVGLHDKVLKK is encoded by the coding sequence ATGAAGAAATTTTATCAAGGCATAAATATGATGAAAATTACTTTGACCAGTATTATGATAATGGTGTTTACAAGCTTATTTTTATTGGGATGCAGCCAGCAGGAACAAGTTTTTAAAATGGGTTTTATTCCTGCTGAAAATGCAGCAGAATTAACCCCAAAAGCAGAAGTATTGGGGAAATTTCTTGAGCAGGAAATGGGAATGAAGGTGGAAATTCTTGTTCCTACTGCGTATGAACCATTAATGGAAGGACTGCGTTTTGGTCATTTGGATGCGGCTTACATGGATGGAGGGCCAGCATGGTTGGCGTATAAAACAAGCGGCGCAGAAGTTGTTTTAACAGAAATTAAGGACGGTTCTCCTTTTTATTATGCTGAAGTTTTTGCACAAGCTGATAGTGATATTGCTTCTTTAAATGATGCAATTGGCAAAAAAATTGCATTTACCAGCTGGACAGGTTCCAGTGGTTTTGTTATGCCTATCGGCACGTTAATTGAACGAGGCTTGATCACTGTTGAAGGAAATGATTTTCCAGCTTTAGAGAGAGCATTGCAGCAATCATTTACCAGCACTGTTGTTTCAGGTGGCTATAAGCAATCAATGCAGCTTCTCCTTGATGGAACCGTTGATGTTGTTGGCGGCAGTCATGATGCTTTAGAAAAATATGTTGATGAAGGGGATCGTAAAAAATTGAAATCTGTTGAAAGATTGGGCAAAGTTCCTTCTCATCCTGTTGTCGTACGAAAAGATCTTTCACCTGAAATAAGAGCGAAATTTGTCGCTGCAATGCTGAAATTGAATCAACCAGAACATCTTCAGGTTTTAAAAGATCTTTATGGTGTAGATGGTTTGGTTACTGCAACTACTCAAGAACATCTTGGTGATTTCGGGCCAAAATTAGATGCTTTAGTAGGATTGCATGATAAAGTATTGAAGAAATAA
- a CDS encoding DUF2283 domain-containing protein, with product MGEHSYDFENDILTFKIKDRNYSLSEEFNNLVMDIDTEGFITGLRIFDASKVFKLSKQALNCIKSFEFHTEVENNIINFQLRFQYILRNKKTVIQGQDFIREATDSTIKNSEVSCSTA from the coding sequence ATGGGAGAACACTCATATGATTTTGAGAATGATATTTTAACATTTAAGATTAAAGATAGAAATTACTCTCTTTCAGAAGAATTTAATAACTTAGTAATGGATATTGATACAGAAGGTTTTATTACAGGACTAAGAATATTTGATGCTTCTAAAGTATTTAAGTTATCAAAACAGGCTCTGAATTGTATAAAATCATTCGAGTTTCATACAGAGGTTGAGAATAATATCATTAATTTTCAATTACGGTTTCAATATATTTTAAGAAACAAAAAAACAGTTATACAAGGTCAAGATTTTATTAGGGAAGCTACAGACTCAACAATTAAGAATTCTGAAGTAAGTTGTTCTACTGCATAA
- the dph5 gene encoding diphthine synthase: MALHLIGIGLGTEKDITVKGLELVKKADIVYLECYTSLLPCSVDDLEAFYGKQIILVTRDDVEADQNKIIEQAKTKNVALLVIGDALSATTHIDLLLRIQEQQIPFSVVHNVSIMTAVGVVGLQLYKYGKTTSITFPEKNFMPETCYDVVKMNKNIGLHTLLLLDLHPSENKFMTVNQGLQYLLAIEQKRKEDVISEESLVIGCARIGSDNLIKVGTIKELLVFDFDKAPHCIIIPSNLHFMEEEALKKLWRWKG; encoded by the coding sequence ATGGCATTACATCTTATTGGCATTGGTTTAGGAACTGAGAAAGATATCACGGTAAAAGGTCTTGAGCTTGTTAAAAAAGCAGATATAGTTTACTTAGAGTGTTATACTTCTCTTTTGCCGTGCAGTGTTGATGATTTAGAAGCCTTTTATGGTAAACAGATTATACTTGTAACCAGAGATGATGTTGAAGCTGATCAGAATAAGATTATTGAACAAGCAAAAACTAAGAATGTTGCCCTGCTTGTTATTGGTGATGCATTAAGCGCAACAACTCATATAGATCTTTTGCTTCGCATTCAAGAACAGCAGATTCCTTTTTCTGTTGTTCATAATGTTTCTATAATGACTGCTGTCGGTGTTGTTGGATTGCAATTGTATAAATATGGCAAAACTACTTCCATTACTTTTCCTGAGAAAAATTTTATGCCTGAAACTTGTTATGATGTGGTGAAGATGAACAAGAATATTGGATTGCATACCTTATTATTGCTTGATCTGCATCCTTCAGAAAACAAGTTTATGACTGTTAACCAAGGATTGCAGTATTTGTTGGCTATTGAACAAAAACGAAAAGAAGATGTTATTTCTGAAGAGAGTTTAGTTATTGGCTGTGCAAGAATTGGCAGTGATAATTTAATTAAAGTTGGTACAATAAAAGAATTGTTAGTGTTTGATTTTGACAAAGCACCGCATTGTATTATTATTCCTAGTAATTTGCATTTTATGGAAGAGGAAGCATTGAAGAAATTATGGAGATGGAAGGGATGA